A stretch of the Capsicum annuum cultivar UCD-10X-F1 chromosome 8, UCD10Xv1.1, whole genome shotgun sequence genome encodes the following:
- the LOC107879137 gene encoding peroxisomal 2,4-dienoyl-CoA reductase [(3E)-enoyl-CoA-producing]-like: protein MCHEGLNYIKKGGPRRSSTSGGLILNISATLHYTASWYQIHVAVAKATIDAVIRNLALEWGTDYDIMVNGIAQGSIGDTAGMHKLGLEEITNKIREYMPLYKLGEKYDIAMAALYLASDTGW, encoded by the exons ATGTGCCATGAAGGACTTAACTATATCAAGAAGGGGGGACCTAGGAGGAGTTCGACTTCTGGTGGACTAATATTGAACATCAGTGCTACTTTGCATTACACTGCttcttggtatcaaatccatgtAGCTGTTGCTAAG GCTACTATTGATGCAGTCATAAGAAATTTAGCTCTAGAGTGGGGCACAGACTATGATATTATGGTAAATGGTATTGCACAAGGAAGCATAGGTGACACTGCTGGCATGCATAAACTTGGACTGGAGGAGATAACAAATAAGATTAGAGAATACATGCCTCTGTACAAACTTGGGGAAAAATATGATATTGCCATGGCTGCTCTATACCTTGCGTCGGATACTGGTTGGTAG